A stretch of the Oligoflexus sp. genome encodes the following:
- a CDS encoding SGNH/GDSL hydrolase family protein gives MPIRMKQLMACAVVLASHKAPALPSSADVKKRIEKTSPSTPKSLQLTIIGDSISAGALAGTRLGSPSPELIAGIVGAVLTRDIGEFLNATLNPQAAYPEGDGSWSLRAQLLAQKGLSPANLTLNNESAPGRMMSQVTAPFVQRMKSASKKEAEQVILLMLGSNDFCQGKSPDDFLKATAGALKLLKAEFPKAQLFMAAVPPIDQLKKLGAEPLLGQVTCESVQRLYCDRIYADNAGAILQDYNEGLKKLVTESKDKDTRMKFISLPKDLTIDKSLLAADCFHPGVDGHKKLAATLAPQMIEASGSTP, from the coding sequence ATGCCGATTCGAATGAAACAGCTGATGGCCTGCGCTGTGGTTCTCGCTTCTCACAAGGCGCCTGCGCTGCCTTCCAGCGCTGACGTGAAAAAGCGTATAGAAAAGACCAGTCCGTCGACTCCGAAGAGCCTTCAGCTGACCATCATAGGCGACAGTATTTCTGCAGGCGCTCTGGCGGGAACCAGGCTCGGCTCGCCATCGCCGGAGCTGATCGCAGGTATCGTCGGGGCTGTTCTTACCCGGGATATCGGCGAGTTTTTGAACGCCACGCTGAATCCCCAGGCGGCCTATCCAGAAGGTGACGGGAGCTGGAGCCTTCGAGCCCAGCTTCTCGCTCAAAAAGGGCTGTCTCCCGCGAACCTGACTCTGAATAATGAGTCCGCACCTGGGCGCATGATGAGTCAAGTCACAGCGCCTTTTGTTCAGCGGATGAAAAGCGCCAGCAAGAAAGAGGCGGAGCAGGTCATCCTTCTGATGCTCGGCAGCAACGATTTTTGTCAGGGCAAAAGCCCGGATGACTTTCTAAAAGCGACAGCGGGCGCGCTGAAACTTTTGAAAGCTGAATTTCCCAAGGCTCAATTATTTATGGCCGCCGTTCCTCCGATCGATCAGCTTAAAAAACTTGGAGCCGAACCCCTCTTGGGCCAGGTGACCTGCGAAAGCGTGCAAAGGCTTTACTGCGACCGCATTTATGCGGACAATGCGGGCGCTATTCTTCAGGACTATAATGAGGGGCTCAAAAAACTGGTCACCGAATCCAAGGACAAGGACACTCGCATGAAATTCATCAGCCTGCCGAAGGACCTGACCATCGACAAGTCCCTCCTTGCCGCTGACTGCTTTCATCCGGGCGTCGATGGGCATAAAAAACTCGCCGCGACGCTGGCTCCCCAGATGATAGAGGCTTCAGGATCGACGCCTTAA
- a CDS encoding Hsp20/alpha crystallin family protein, giving the protein MLRHGTDDFSRQNLNRFASYESGFSKVSHSREVSVEDTAAAFVITVNFSHLDETSLDLWVEDHQLTLSAYERAPGSSKGWKPACFLSSFDLPSDIDEDSIKAEIKEMELKIRFQKETVSASTAF; this is encoded by the coding sequence ATGCTTCGCCATGGGACAGATGATTTTTCTCGCCAGAATCTCAACAGATTTGCTTCGTATGAATCCGGTTTTTCTAAGGTTTCTCATTCAAGAGAAGTCTCCGTTGAAGACACGGCGGCAGCATTCGTGATTACGGTCAACTTCAGCCATCTGGATGAAACCAGTCTTGATCTTTGGGTTGAAGATCATCAACTGACACTGAGCGCTTATGAACGCGCGCCTGGTTCGTCGAAAGGCTGGAAGCCGGCGTGCTTTCTGAGCTCCTTCGATCTGCCGAGCGATATTGACGAAGATTCCATTAAAGCCGAGATCAAGGAAATGGAGCTTAAGATCCGCTTTCAAAAGGAAACGGTCAGCGCCTCGACTGCATTCTAA
- a CDS encoding fasciclin domain-containing protein translates to MKTIIETIGSIGNLKVLAQSLESAGLVDDLNEAGPFTIFAPSDEAFASMPPHSMEALLKNIPYLQRILWNHVVREKYDSNHFVKLKDTKTMADSGLHVVSKPKVTINGAKVVKPNLICSNGIIHIIDHVLMLSMKAPATGTY, encoded by the coding sequence ATGAAAACCATTATCGAGACCATCGGCAGCATCGGGAATTTGAAAGTTCTGGCCCAATCTCTTGAGTCCGCAGGTCTGGTCGATGACCTGAACGAGGCCGGACCCTTTACCATCTTCGCACCCAGCGATGAGGCCTTTGCCAGCATGCCCCCGCACAGCATGGAAGCCTTGCTCAAAAACATTCCCTATCTGCAGCGCATCCTTTGGAATCATGTGGTCCGGGAGAAATATGATTCCAATCACTTCGTCAAACTCAAGGATACGAAGACCATGGCAGATTCCGGTCTGCATGTGGTATCCAAGCCCAAGGTCACGATCAACGGAGCCAAGGTCGTGAAACCGAATCTGATCTGCAGCAATGGAATCATCCATATCATCGACCATGTTCTGATGCTCAGTATGAAAGCCCCGGCCACGGGAACCTACTGA
- a CDS encoding PA4780 family RIO1-like protein kinase, translated as MKIPKRLQPLVNAQMIEDVLGQLQSGKEAEVYIVQAEGRLCCAKIYKDAKNRSFKQKTQYTEGRKVRGSRRARAMESGSRYGREEREAEWQNTEVDALYHLAAAGVRVPQPLGYYEGVLLLQMITDAEGQPAPRLSDVELTPELARHYHSVLVRETVKMLCAGLIHGDLSEFNVLVSQDGLVIIDLPQAIQATANNAFGLFERDVDQLAAYFGRVAPEILDTRYAKEIWKHFENGRLKPDTPLTGQFQESGRKANVKAVLDEIEDAREDEMMRRGLRKKPDSNRE; from the coding sequence ATGAAAATACCAAAGCGCCTCCAACCCCTCGTGAACGCTCAAATGATTGAGGACGTCCTCGGCCAGCTGCAGAGCGGCAAAGAAGCCGAGGTTTATATCGTTCAGGCCGAGGGGCGCCTCTGCTGTGCGAAAATCTATAAGGACGCGAAGAACCGTTCTTTCAAGCAGAAGACCCAGTACACCGAAGGTCGCAAAGTCCGCGGTTCCCGCCGCGCCCGCGCCATGGAAAGCGGCAGTCGCTATGGTCGTGAGGAGCGGGAAGCGGAATGGCAGAATACGGAAGTCGATGCGCTCTATCATCTGGCCGCCGCCGGCGTCCGGGTTCCGCAGCCGCTGGGCTACTATGAAGGCGTGCTGCTGCTCCAGATGATCACCGACGCGGAAGGTCAGCCCGCACCTCGCCTCAGCGATGTTGAGCTGACCCCGGAACTTGCGCGCCACTATCATTCTGTTTTAGTACGCGAGACCGTGAAGATGCTCTGTGCGGGTTTGATTCATGGTGACCTCTCGGAATTCAATGTGCTGGTTTCGCAGGACGGGCTCGTCATCATCGACCTTCCCCAGGCGATCCAGGCGACCGCAAACAACGCTTTTGGCCTTTTTGAACGCGATGTGGATCAGCTCGCAGCCTATTTCGGTCGCGTGGCACCCGAGATTCTTGACACCCGGTACGCGAAGGAAATCTGGAAGCACTTTGAAAACGGCCGTCTGAAACCGGATACTCCTCTGACGGGACAGTTTCAGGAAAGTGGCCGGAAGGCGAACGTAAAAGCCGTCCTCGACGAGATCGAAGATGCTCGTGAAGATGAAATGATGCGGCGGGGGCTACGGAAGAAGCCTGATTCGAATCGGGAATGA
- a CDS encoding ThiF family adenylyltransferase produces the protein MINYSRNWLFIEPAEQQSLAELTVFIMGVGIGSVFAELALRTGIRKFILADGDTVDASNLNRQNYTKLDIEESKAHACAARLRAIDPDVQIEVIDSYLDEASMKAYIPKADVVINTIDFDSPAFPVAGRLCREYRKLELFPMNLGFGSSVCVFLPDSPTWETYFPGQDHVALKNSILMHIAGKCAHPYLHEAFARYQAGERKSYDPQLAVSSAISSTLMMGIILRKIKGKAIQEFPEFYHLDPFES, from the coding sequence ATGATCAACTATTCAAGAAACTGGCTTTTTATTGAACCGGCAGAACAGCAGTCCCTGGCTGAACTTACCGTCTTCATCATGGGTGTCGGCATTGGCTCCGTATTTGCGGAATTGGCTTTACGCACGGGAATTCGAAAGTTCATTCTCGCCGATGGCGACACGGTGGATGCGAGCAACCTGAACCGTCAGAATTATACGAAGCTCGACATTGAAGAGTCCAAAGCGCATGCCTGTGCGGCTCGACTGCGGGCTATAGATCCTGATGTTCAGATTGAGGTCATCGACAGCTATCTGGATGAGGCCTCCATGAAGGCTTATATCCCCAAGGCCGATGTGGTGATCAATACAATCGACTTTGATTCGCCCGCCTTTCCCGTCGCCGGCCGCCTGTGCCGTGAGTATCGAAAGCTTGAGCTTTTTCCCATGAATTTGGGCTTTGGCAGTTCCGTCTGCGTTTTCCTGCCTGATAGTCCGACCTGGGAAACGTATTTTCCTGGGCAGGATCATGTCGCGCTCAAGAACAGCATCCTCATGCACATCGCCGGGAAGTGCGCTCATCCCTATCTGCATGAGGCCTTTGCACGCTATCAAGCAGGTGAGAGGAAGAGCTATGACCCCCAGCTCGCCGTTTCCTCGGCGATCTCATCGACTCTTATGATGGGGATCATTCTTCGGAAGATTAAGGGGAAGGCGATCCAGGAGTTTCCGGAGTTCTATCATCTGGACCCTTTTGAGTCCTGA
- a CDS encoding HAMP domain-containing sensor histidine kinase, translated as MKVIDFWHPLPASEQARLQQRRLIVAFSYFNILISAVYIFANMKLGIDVLWVNPMQIFGSIVTLVTLRFSRNHRPAAHLFLGLAALNLVTLVTLFHGFPYTILMWVPVYALVAVYVLGSLQGGAWTALTLVLLAMAVRYGQGWVGRAIPVNPGDYQAITIISMILTGTASLAASLLFARSIQKLSDSVEQQNIELKNQNATIAQYAQDKSLLVSIVCHDIVNPLTLAVFYSEKIAEDPVHAETYIPKVVKGLKAIEAITVSVRDFEAIDSGKKAVKIQPVNLKDIFEQAKVTFAERLAEKNLTLEFSVPDRINTWVQAEETSLGNSIVNNLISNAIKFSQENQKIVCSVDEEEEFVVLRVRDYGIGMTEDAIPHIFDKRSPTTGVGTRGERGTGFGLPITKALMDRFGGRIECLSRDQKHFPSDHGTTFVLKFRKAQAA; from the coding sequence ATGAAAGTCATAGACTTCTGGCATCCCCTGCCAGCGAGCGAACAGGCGCGCCTCCAACAAAGAAGGCTCATCGTAGCTTTCAGTTACTTCAATATCCTGATCAGCGCTGTCTATATCTTCGCGAACATGAAGTTGGGCATTGATGTCCTCTGGGTTAACCCCATGCAGATATTTGGGAGCATCGTAACTCTCGTCACGCTTCGATTTTCGCGAAATCACAGGCCTGCGGCCCATCTTTTTTTGGGACTGGCGGCCCTGAATCTGGTGACTCTGGTCACGCTTTTTCATGGCTTTCCTTACACGATCCTGATGTGGGTGCCTGTTTACGCGCTGGTGGCTGTCTATGTGCTGGGATCTCTTCAAGGAGGTGCCTGGACCGCGCTTACGCTGGTGCTCTTGGCCATGGCCGTTCGCTATGGGCAAGGCTGGGTGGGTCGGGCGATTCCGGTCAATCCAGGCGACTACCAGGCGATCACCATAATCTCGATGATTCTGACGGGAACGGCATCTCTTGCGGCATCCCTGCTGTTCGCCCGATCCATTCAAAAACTTTCCGATTCGGTCGAGCAGCAGAACATCGAGTTGAAAAATCAGAATGCCACCATCGCTCAATACGCTCAGGATAAATCACTCCTGGTTTCCATCGTCTGTCACGATATCGTGAACCCTTTAACCCTGGCCGTGTTTTACAGCGAAAAAATCGCCGAGGATCCAGTCCATGCTGAGACGTATATTCCGAAGGTCGTGAAAGGACTCAAAGCCATCGAGGCCATAACCGTCAGCGTTCGGGATTTTGAAGCCATCGACAGCGGTAAGAAAGCGGTCAAGATTCAGCCCGTCAACCTCAAAGACATCTTCGAACAGGCAAAGGTGACCTTCGCTGAAAGACTGGCCGAGAAGAACCTTACTTTGGAATTTTCGGTTCCTGATCGCATCAATACCTGGGTCCAGGCGGAAGAAACCTCGCTTGGCAACAGCATCGTCAATAACCTGATTTCGAATGCGATCAAATTCTCGCAGGAGAACCAGAAGATTGTCTGCTCCGTCGATGAGGAAGAAGAATTCGTGGTTCTGAGAGTCCGTGACTACGGAATAGGCATGACCGAGGACGCCATCCCTCACATCTTTGACAAAAGAAGCCCCACGACTGGAGTGGGTACACGCGGGGAGCGAGGAACCGGCTTTGGACTTCCCATCACCAAGGCGCTCATGGACCGCTTTGGGGGACGCATTGAATGCCTGTCCCGTGACCAGAAGCACTTTCCTTCCGATCATGGGACGACATTCGTCTTAAAATTCCGCAAGGCTCAGGCAGCCTGA